Within Dreissena polymorpha isolate Duluth1 chromosome 13, UMN_Dpol_1.0, whole genome shotgun sequence, the genomic segment agcttcaccaaacctagtcagaagttgtatctagatgatgtgtaggtcaagttccaacatgggccatgccgggtcaaaaactaagtcacggggtcacttagtgcattttaaacattgagcatgttgtctgctgttttttgtgaagacaacatgcaaaatattctgtgtcaatgcggcatgtgggggtattcgtcacgtctgtgacaaagctctaggtGGCATTGGAAATTGCATGGTGGTTTCACTAGCTTGCAATTCTGACTTAAAATGCGACATTCTGACtttacttttttatgccccccttcgaagaagagggggaatattgttttgcacatgtcggtaggtcggtctgtccgtccaccagatggtttccagatgataactcaaaaacgcttaggcctaggatcataggtacattgatcatgactggcagctgacccctattgattttgaggtcactaggtcaaaggtcaaggtcacagtgactcggtcttggatgcagtttaggaccacacttgcaaattatattatgtactgttgtggtggggtctccgtccccactagatggtttctggatgataacccaaaaacgcttatgcctaggatcatgaaacttcgtaggtacattgaccatgactggcagatgacccctattgattttgaggtcactaggtcaaagtccaaggtcacagtcactcgaaatagtaaaatagtttcctgatgataactcaacaatacttaagcctaggatcatgaactttcataggtacattgatcatgactggcagatgacccctattgattttcaggtcactaggtcaaaggtcaaggtcactgtgacttgaaacagtaaaatggtttgcggatgataactcaagaatgcttacgcctaggatcacgaaacttcatagggacattgatcatgactggcagatgacccctattgattttcaggtcactaggtaaaaggtcaaggtcacagtgactcgaaagagtaaaatagtttccggatgataactcaagaatgcttacgcctaggaccatgaaacttcataagtacattgatcttgactggcagatgacccctattgattttcaggtcactaggtcaaaggtcaaggtcacagtgccaaaaaacgtattcacacaatggctgccactacaactgacagcccatttgggggcaggcatgttttacaaacagcccttgtttcaagaATGActtaattgtaataaacaatCACACAAATTAATGTTCTGTGTAAATGGATAGCATAATATTGCAATTGCATTGAtgcattttttaatttctttcttCAAGTGTCTTTCtgtaatgtaaaataatatgagCGTGTCTTTGAAGCCAGTGGCCaaacatttgaaattaaataaaagtaacatATCCTATAATGTTTCTTTCTAAATGAATTAACAGAAACAAATCGTTATTTCCATTTCATGATTTAATTTGTTTCACTTAATGCTCACCATTTTAGTGCACCTACATAGAGGTGGATCATGCGCTGAGCACCAATGCGGTGATCCTCAGCAAACCAGCCTGGATGTGGGGCGCAGAAATGGGGGCCAACGAGAAAGGCGTTGTCATAGGTAACGAGGCAGTGTGGACAAAGCTGAATGGAGCCGAGGATTACACTGAGTGCCTTCTGGGAATGGATCTCTTAAGGTTTGATTTTAATTTCATGTAGTGTCTACAGGGAATGGAACTCTTAAGGTTAGAtttaagtttaatattatttAGTGTCAACCGAGAATTGACCTCTTAAGGTAAGAATTAGGATGAATATAATGTCTACATGGAATGGACCACTTAaggtttaaaatatgtttaaatagtgTCAACCTGGAATGGACCTCTTAAGcttacaaatatgtttaatatacatgtagtgtcTACTAGGAATGGATCTCTTAAAGTAAGATGTAAGTTTAATATAATGTCTACCTGGAATTGACCTCTTAAGGTTAGAATTATGATTAATATAATGTCTACCTGGAATGGACCTCTTAAGGTACAAATTATGATGAACATAATGTCTACCTGGAATTGACCTCTTAAGGTTAGAATAATGATTAATATAATGTCTACCTGGAATGGACCTCTTAAGTGATTAATATAATGTCTACCTGGAATGGACCTCTTAAGGTTAGAATTATGATTAATATAGTGTCTACCTGGAATGGACCTCTGAAGAAATAGAATTATGATTAATATAGTGTCTACCTGGAATGGACCTCTTAAGCTtagaaatatgtttaatatacatgtagtgtcTACTGGGAATGGATCTCTTAATGCTAGATTTAAGTTTAATATAGTGTCTTCATGATCAGGAATGCATCTCTTAAGGTTAGATTTGAGTTTAATATAGTGTCTACAAAGAATTGACCTCTTAAGGTTAGAATTATGATTAATATAATGTCTACCAAGAATGGACCTCTAAATTTCGTGCGATGATATTGGACATGTcatacctacatgacttacagatgaagtgtaagtccattgatttttgtcgaagttatgagcattggacatagaaattttctctataataactgttaTACCAGGGGGTTTTCACAAAATTCGTTTAGATATTTTGCTAATTTTTGgtttgtgagtctacctacattaccTACAGATGAAGTATTAGCTTCGTTTTGGTCTAttgattttttgcaaatgtaCGGGCCTTGGACTCTTTAATAACTGTTTTACAGAGGTTTTCATGAAAGAAAAGccttcagatatttagctgatttttggtatgtgcgAGTCAACCTACATTACTTACAGATGAAATGTGAGTTTGATTCTGATCCATTTattttttctctataataactgttttttcaaaaatgctttcagATGCTTTCCATGGAccgtaactttgtcaaatatcaatGGACAGTAACATGGTCATGATGTTTTCAATTGGGATATAGCTGCTGTGTGGCTCCACAGTGCAATAGggcgcattgtgtttcacaaacccagctcttgtttttagtttGTGCAGTAGTATTGAACACTAAACTAATATTCTCTTTTCTGTTActtcatatataaaatatcatataTCAATTTCCCCTGTTAGGCTAGGCTTGGAACGCGGGTCAAGTGCCCGTGAAAGCCTGGAGGTGATCACAGCACTGTTGGAGACCCACGGTCAGGGTGGAGCCTGCGCGGAGGGTGGAGACATGTACTACCACAACAGTTTCATCATTGCTGACTGCACAGAGGCCTGGGTGCTGGAGACGGCCGGGAAATTGTGGGTTGCAGAAAGGGTCACAGGTAACATTGCAGCAAGCTCGTTACAGGGAAAAATGATCACAAACAATCCTGGCACttttatagttttatataaatttgtataaGTTTTCTGTGTTTACTGATATTTTTCTGATACATCCTGAATAAATGTGACACAATTTTGGTTATTTGCTTCGTCaattatggtctagtagacatcagattttATTGTTGAATCCTGGTTTATTAAGATTGCTCATGTAGGtagttttgtgttgttgttttttccgtcTTTTGATGTGTGCTATCAAATCAAATGACTTTTTCCCAAACACTAAAATAATGGGAGGACTCACTTTCATACATAAACAGAGTTATGATCATATAAAAGGTCTcatttcaatttatcaaaattaatgtgATAGGAAGCATGATTTTTAACAAGTGCCCATTTAAATTAagaatgcattttttgtttaatgtgtAATTTACCTGTTACCACTTAAATTCAAATTCGTATCAATCAAtatcaatacatcaataaatacaatgtgtaaatgcatttaatgattgttaaaaaaaacataacagttTACTCCAAGTTTGAAGTCTTATTccaatgtcacataatattgcgTTGAAAGATTTGGCAACATTTTCTCGTTGCAGAAGGGGTGAGGAACATATCAAACCAGTTGACAATCACTACAAAATATGACCTGTCTTCCCCAAATCTGGTCGAAAAGGCAACCGGCCTCAAACTGTACAATCCTGAAGATGGCGAGTTTAACTTTGCAAAAGTTTTTGACCAGGATTCCATGTCCAGTGTTATTTTACGATTCTGTAACGGCCGAAAATTGATGAAGAAATATGCAGAGAATGGTAGGTGGGAAGCATTAACAACATTTTTAACTCTTATTCATTAAGACTTTGTGCAGATTTTATCTAGTACGGCTCTAAATAGTAAATACATTCACCGCATGTTTTCGGcaaaagattattttaatttccagAATTGTTAAATGTTTACCACTGGCAAATTTGGCAAATGACAGCGGAAGAATTTTCATGTTTGAGTCCAAATATTTTATCACTGATTTTAAGCTacacataatattaataataagaagTGGACAGTCCATACAAAATAAGATCCCAATATGACAAAGAGCAAAATAACAATCCTGATACAGCTCTGAATACTGTGAATTTTGAGATTGAAGATCAGTTgaaatttttgattaattttaaacaatGGCATTGTCAATGCACATGTACCTTATACGATGCATGCATGGGCTTAAAATAgcgtttttcaatttttattattttttatttttttgttagcAGGTATATAATAGTAATTAGAATATTACAAGCGGTGGTGTTTGATgactttgcatttttttattgagGGAAATCTTATTAAACCTTAACATAACACAATCAGCTTTTGCCTTACCAAATCACTGGAAAACTACATTCTtgtaatattctctatttatcaccCACTATAATGGTTATACACTAAAAATTCCTTAAAAATGATATCTATTAATTTTTACATATGCTGGTGCATATGTTATCTCCCTTTCTACATGTAGTGATAATATTACCCATTACCAAACTGAAAGGTCGCAGAGGTGTAATGGATGTCTGCCTAGCTAACTGTTGGACTGTACAAACTAAAAGGTTTGGTCCGCCATTCGGAGCGTTCCCAAGTCTTTTCCAAAGACACTAAtttctggttctacccaggaaaaagTCTCTAGAGAGTCTCTATTTGTTGCATGCTTTTCATGAaatagtggaaagtgtcgtcccagataagcgtgtacatactacacaggctgatcatggaagacactttacgcatatgaattaagccccattttcccagaacaaggctcatattgcGGGTGATCATGATTTTCTCTCGTACATTTCAGGTACCTTCTCAGTGACCGACATGATGAACATACTCCGGGACACGGACAGCGGCATCAACAGGCAATCTGGCACCTGCGGTAGTCAGGTCTCCATGTTACCTAGAAACAGCACCTCTGCCTCCATAGCAACGGGCATGCCTTGCTGCCATTGGTTCACAGGCACTCCCGACCCAGCAGTCAGCATGTTTAAGCCGTTCATATTCACGCCTAACGTTTCGATTGGTCACTTGACGACGTCGCCCGATCACGGTGCGGACGATCCTGCCAGAAAACAGCCGAGGTTTGGAGGCAAGGTCGAGCGAAGGCATCCCCTTTATATTGCACACGAGAAATTGCTGACATTGCAAGTTCAGAGTGAGGCCAAGGCTTCAGCGATAATTAAGAATGTTAGAGATTTGGAGTTGAATTGTGTCGCCGATATGGATGAGGTGCTGAAATGCTTTGATGAATCGTCATATTCTAAGGTGAATGAATTGTTCGCACATATGTCTAATATGGAGTCAAATTTTTATAAATAGATAGGTTTATTTTTATCGCAAGAATTGTTACTTTTTCTATGTAATAGAAAACCAATCTAGTCTATAGCATCAAGTGATATTGCTTACATGTTTTTAAGAGGTGAATATCTGCACAATATTTTGCTTGTGCGCTAAATGTTGCATTGAAG encodes:
- the LOC127856315 gene encoding secernin-2-like, translating into MDKFPLSCDTFVALLPATASGYVIFGKNSDRPDNEVQEVIYRPAASFQPGEKLQCTYIEVDHALSTNAVILSKPAWMWGAEMGANEKGVVIGNEAVWTKLNGAEDYTECLLGMDLLRLGLERGSSARESLEVITALLETHGQGGACAEGGDMYYHNSFIIADCTEAWVLETAGKLWVAERVTEGVRNISNQLTITTKYDLSSPNLVEKATGLKLYNPEDGEFNFAKVFDQDSMSSVILRFCNGRKLMKKYAENGTFSVTDMMNILRDTDSGINRQSGTCGSQVSMLPRNSTSASIATGMPCCHWFTGTPDPAVSMFKPFIFTPNVSIGHLTTSPDHGADDPARKQPRFGGKVERRHPLYIAHEKLLTLQVQSEAKASAIIKNVRDLELNCVADMDEVLKCFDESSYSKVNELFAHMSNMESNFYK